A window of the Streptomyces sp. NBC_01351 genome harbors these coding sequences:
- the pstC gene encoding phosphate ABC transporter permease subunit PstC, protein MAFTPTQIDTAPPVAKSEGSTGRAGDKIFAGLSKGSGILLLVIMASIAAFLTYRASIALSKNEGNFLTTFDWNASANPPVFGIAVLLFGTVISSIIAMAIAVPIAVGIALFISHYAPRKLAAPLAYVVDLLAAVPSIIYGIWGALFLVPQLNGLNLWLDEFLGWTYVFEKTQIGVARSLFTVGILLAIMILPIVTSVSREVFLQVPRMNEEAALALGATRWEVIRMSVLPFGRSGVISASMLGLGRALGETMAVATVLSPSFLISFHVLNPGGGTFAQNIAAKFDEANEFGRDALIASGLVLFLLTLLVNGAARLIIARRKDFSGANA, encoded by the coding sequence ATGGCTTTCACACCCACCCAGATAGACACGGCTCCGCCTGTCGCCAAGAGCGAAGGGTCCACCGGCCGCGCCGGTGACAAGATCTTCGCCGGGCTCTCCAAGGGCTCCGGCATCCTGCTCCTGGTGATCATGGCGTCGATCGCCGCCTTCCTCACCTACCGTGCCTCGATCGCGCTGTCGAAGAACGAGGGCAACTTCCTCACCACCTTCGACTGGAACGCGTCGGCCAACCCGCCCGTCTTCGGCATCGCCGTCCTGCTCTTCGGCACTGTCATCAGCTCGATCATCGCGATGGCCATCGCGGTTCCGATCGCTGTCGGCATCGCCCTCTTCATCTCGCACTACGCGCCGCGCAAGCTGGCCGCCCCCCTCGCCTACGTGGTCGACCTGCTGGCCGCCGTGCCGTCGATCATCTACGGCATCTGGGGCGCGCTCTTCCTGGTCCCGCAGCTCAACGGCCTGAACCTCTGGCTGGACGAGTTCCTCGGCTGGACGTACGTCTTCGAGAAGACCCAGATCGGCGTCGCCCGCTCGCTCTTCACCGTCGGCATCCTGCTCGCGATCATGATCCTGCCGATCGTGACCAGCGTCAGCCGCGAGGTCTTCCTCCAGGTCCCGCGCATGAACGAGGAAGCCGCACTGGCCCTCGGCGCGACCCGCTGGGAGGTCATCCGGATGTCGGTGCTGCCCTTCGGCCGCTCCGGTGTCATCTCCGCCTCGATGCTCGGCCTCGGCCGCGCACTCGGCGAGACCATGGCCGTCGCGACCGTCCTCTCCCCGAGCTTCCTGATCTCGTTCCACGTCCTGAACCCGGGCGGCGGCACCTTCGCGCAGAACATCGCCGCGAAGTTCGACGAGGCCAACGAGTTCGGCCGGGACGCGCTGATCGCCTCCGGTCTGGTCCTCTTCCTGCTCACCCTGCTGGTCAACGGTGCAGCTCGCCTGATCATCGCTCGCCGCAAGGACTTCTCGGGGGCGAACGCCTGA
- a CDS encoding phosphatase PAP2 family protein has protein sequence MAGLTSGGPNVDVSLLYEINGVSRQAPDWLDRAVGLAGEYGILLALVLLVLWCWRGARRQDEATAVESFAALVWAPLAAALALLVNVPLREFVGRPRPFREHEGLNVLDAGLGGRLGTEFGNTQFSFVSDHATLAMALGVGLFVANRRLGLVGIALAVAEGGCRVYMGVHYPTDVIGGFALGTAVVLVLAPLTMALLNPLVLAVARAPRLGRLVRAKERMLPRPVGLQQAQNPAAEQRTHESDLAA, from the coding sequence ATGGCTGGACTCACGAGCGGTGGGCCGAATGTGGATGTCAGCCTGCTGTACGAGATCAACGGAGTGTCCCGGCAGGCCCCGGACTGGCTCGACCGGGCCGTCGGCCTGGCCGGTGAGTACGGGATCCTGCTGGCCCTGGTGCTCCTGGTCCTGTGGTGCTGGCGCGGTGCCCGCCGTCAGGACGAGGCCACGGCCGTGGAGTCCTTCGCCGCGCTGGTGTGGGCCCCGCTGGCCGCCGCTCTGGCCCTGCTCGTGAACGTGCCGCTGCGTGAATTCGTCGGCCGGCCGAGGCCGTTCAGGGAGCACGAGGGGCTGAACGTGCTCGACGCCGGTCTCGGGGGCCGGCTCGGCACCGAGTTCGGGAACACCCAGTTCTCCTTCGTCAGCGACCACGCCACCCTCGCGATGGCCCTGGGCGTAGGCCTGTTCGTGGCCAACCGGCGGCTCGGGCTCGTCGGGATCGCGCTGGCCGTCGCTGAGGGCGGGTGCCGCGTGTACATGGGCGTCCACTACCCGACCGACGTGATCGGCGGCTTCGCGCTCGGCACCGCGGTCGTCCTCGTACTCGCGCCGCTCACGATGGCCCTGCTGAACCCGCTGGTGCTCGCGGTGGCCCGGGCCCCGCGCCTGGGGCGTCTCGTACGGGCCAAGGAGCGGATGCTGCCGCGGCCGGTCGGGCTGCAGCAGGCACAGAACCCGGCGGCGGAGCAGCGTACGCACGAGAGCGACCTCGCGGCCTGA
- a CDS encoding metal-sensitive transcriptional regulator, whose amino-acid sequence MTTVEAEGSGAVHGYHHQKDEHLKRLRRIEGQIRGLQRLVEEDVYCIDILTQVSASTKALQSFALQLLEEHLRHCVADAAVKGGTEIDAKVEEATKAIARLLRT is encoded by the coding sequence ATGACGACCGTCGAGGCAGAAGGTTCCGGAGCCGTCCACGGCTACCACCACCAGAAGGACGAGCACCTCAAGCGGCTGCGCCGGATCGAGGGCCAGATCCGCGGCCTCCAGCGGCTCGTCGAGGAGGACGTGTACTGCATCGACATACTCACCCAGGTCTCCGCGAGCACGAAGGCCCTCCAGTCCTTCGCACTCCAGCTCCTGGAGGAACACCTCCGCCACTGCGTCGCGGACGCGGCGGTCAAGGGCGGCACTGAAATCGACGCGAAGGTAGAAGAAGCCACAAAGGCCATCGCCCGCCTTTTGCGTACTTAA
- a CDS encoding inorganic phosphate transporter, producing MDTFALVVTIGVALGFTYTNGFHDSANAIATSVSTRALTPRAALAMAAVMNLAGAFLGSGVAKTVSEGLIETPHGTRGMWILFAALVGAIVWNLITWYFGLPSSSSHALFGGMVGAALAGGTAVIWSGVVDKVVIPMFISPVVGLVAGYLVMVCIMWMFRRANPHKAKRGFRIAQTVSAAAMALGHGLQDAQKTMGIVMMALVIADVQAAGSAIPIWVKVACAVMLSLGTYAGGWRIMRTLGRKIIELDPPQGFAAETTGASIMFGSAFLFHAPISTTHVITSAIMGVGATKRVNAVRWGVAKNIILGWFITMPAAALVAAVCFWLVNLAFV from the coding sequence GTGGACACCTTCGCTCTGGTCGTGACCATCGGTGTCGCGCTCGGCTTTACCTATACGAACGGTTTCCACGACTCGGCGAACGCGATCGCGACGTCGGTCTCGACGCGGGCGCTGACCCCGCGCGCCGCCCTGGCGATGGCCGCCGTGATGAACCTCGCCGGTGCCTTCCTGGGCAGCGGGGTGGCCAAGACGGTCAGCGAGGGCCTGATCGAGACGCCCCACGGCACCCGGGGCATGTGGATCCTCTTCGCGGCGCTGGTCGGCGCGATCGTGTGGAACCTGATCACCTGGTACTTCGGTCTGCCCTCGTCCTCCTCGCACGCGCTGTTCGGCGGCATGGTGGGTGCGGCGCTGGCCGGTGGCACCGCGGTGATCTGGTCGGGCGTGGTCGACAAGGTCGTCATCCCGATGTTCATCTCGCCGGTGGTCGGTCTCGTGGCCGGTTACCTGGTGATGGTCTGCATCATGTGGATGTTCCGCCGGGCCAACCCGCACAAGGCGAAGCGCGGCTTCCGTATCGCGCAGACGGTCTCCGCGGCCGCCATGGCCCTGGGTCACGGTCTCCAGGACGCGCAGAAGACCATGGGCATCGTGATGATGGCCCTGGTCATCGCCGATGTGCAGGCCGCCGGCTCGGCCATCCCGATCTGGGTGAAGGTCGCGTGTGCCGTGATGCTGTCGCTCGGTACGTACGCGGGTGGCTGGCGCATCATGCGTACGCTCGGCCGCAAGATCATCGAGCTGGACCCGCCGCAGGGCTTCGCGGCGGAGACCACCGGTGCCTCGATCATGTTCGGCTCGGCGTTCCTCTTCCACGCGCCGATCTCCACCACCCACGTGATCACCTCGGCGATCATGGGCGTGGGCGCGACCAAGCGGGTGAACGCGGTCCGCTGGGGCGTCGCCAAGAACATCATCCTCGGCTGGTTCATCACGATGCCGGCGGCGGCTTTGGTCGCCGCGGTGTGCTTCTGGCTCGTGAACCTGGCGTTCGTCTAG
- a CDS encoding CHAD domain-containing protein has protein sequence MAQSNHDPTAGDVLGVYLTSQATAFLRALRLHDAGAAGVSDAAESSEAARGLRGAARRISGSLATFRGVTESSWADGLRTELVWLSTTLADEHAYAARLTRLMDALHRLSGPSSPEVPGPRAGSGALTVGSARAGALLERQLTLARTRAHSATLQALGSARFHAVADAVAVLASEVPLNLVAARGRVSEVLVPLAEVAENRLSTAVAALPPVDHAHPYDCDHDGLWHEVRRLLRVHRYAREALGGGVARLATAGEALDRHRDAAAAAAASATAARTPRIAPATAYALGVLHADQRHEVEAARAAFQDIWLPDPAAVTPR, from the coding sequence GTGGCTCAGTCAAACCATGACCCGACCGCAGGTGACGTGCTCGGCGTCTACCTGACATCCCAAGCCACCGCTTTCCTGCGCGCGCTGCGCCTGCACGACGCGGGCGCGGCGGGCGTGTCGGACGCCGCGGAGAGCAGCGAGGCGGCGCGCGGCCTGCGGGGGGCCGCGCGCCGGATCAGCGGCTCACTGGCGACGTTCCGGGGGGTGACGGAGTCCTCGTGGGCGGACGGGCTGCGCACCGAGCTGGTGTGGCTGTCCACGACGCTGGCCGACGAGCACGCGTACGCGGCCCGGCTGACGCGGCTGATGGACGCGCTGCACCGGCTGTCGGGGCCCTCCTCCCCCGAGGTGCCGGGTCCCCGGGCCGGCTCGGGGGCGCTCACGGTGGGTTCGGCCCGGGCCGGCGCACTGCTGGAGCGACAGCTGACCCTGGCCCGTACGCGGGCCCACTCGGCCACCCTCCAGGCCCTCGGCTCCGCCCGCTTCCACGCGGTGGCGGACGCGGTGGCGGTACTGGCCTCGGAGGTCCCGCTGAACCTGGTCGCGGCCCGGGGCCGGGTGTCGGAGGTCCTGGTTCCACTGGCGGAGGTGGCCGAAAACCGCCTCTCGACGGCGGTCGCGGCACTGCCGCCGGTGGACCACGCGCACCCGTACGACTGCGACCACGACGGGCTCTGGCACGAGGTGCGCCGCCTCCTGCGGGTCCACCGCTACGCGCGGGAGGCACTGGGCGGGGGCGTGGCCCGGCTGGCCACCGCCGGCGAGGCCCTGGACCGCCACCGCGACGCGGCCGCGGCCGCCGCGGCCTCCGCGACCGCGGCCCGCACCCCGCGCATCGCCCCGGCGACGGCGTACGCCCTGGGCGTGCTGCACGCGGACCAGCGACACGAGGTGGAGGCGGCGCGGGCCGCCTTCCAGGACATCTGGCTTCCGGATCCAGCCGCGGTCACGCCCCGGTAA
- the pstS gene encoding phosphate ABC transporter substrate-binding protein PstS: MKLQRKNMLRASALGALVVSGALVLTACGSDDNTKTAEGSPKASAPAAGDIKCDDAKGKLLASGSSAQKNAVELWIKNYMAACSGVEVNYKSSSSGEGIVAFNQGTVGFAGSDSALKPEQVEESKKICTGGQAIDLPMVGGPVALGFNVAGVDKLNLDAATIANIFNDKIKKWDDEAIKKLNPGVTLPSTAIQAFHRSDDSGTTENVTKYLKATAPDAWPHEPAKKWAAPGGQAASGSAGVAAQVKQVDGAIGYFELSFASSQSIRTVDLNTGAAAPVKATGENASKAIAAAKISGTGSDLALKLDYATKAEGAYPLVLVTYEVVCDKGNKAETLPTVKSFLNYAASDAGQKVLLENGYAPIPAEINAKVREIIKTLG, translated from the coding sequence GTGAAGCTTCAGCGCAAGAACATGCTTCGTGCCTCCGCCCTCGGGGCGCTCGTCGTGTCCGGCGCCCTGGTGCTGACGGCGTGCGGCTCGGACGACAACACGAAGACCGCCGAAGGCAGCCCGAAGGCCTCGGCCCCGGCCGCCGGCGACATCAAGTGCGACGACGCCAAGGGCAAGCTCCTGGCCTCGGGTTCTTCCGCGCAGAAGAACGCGGTCGAGCTGTGGATCAAGAACTACATGGCCGCCTGCTCCGGCGTCGAGGTCAACTACAAGTCCTCCTCCTCCGGTGAGGGCATCGTCGCCTTCAACCAGGGCACCGTCGGTTTCGCCGGCTCCGACTCGGCGCTGAAGCCGGAGCAGGTCGAGGAGTCGAAGAAGATCTGCACCGGTGGCCAGGCCATCGACCTGCCGATGGTCGGCGGCCCCGTCGCCCTCGGCTTCAACGTCGCCGGCGTGGACAAGCTGAACCTCGACGCCGCCACGATCGCCAACATCTTCAACGACAAGATCAAGAAGTGGGACGACGAGGCGATCAAGAAGCTGAACCCGGGCGTCACGCTTCCCTCCACCGCCATCCAGGCCTTCCACCGCTCTGACGACTCGGGTACCACCGAGAACGTCACCAAGTACCTGAAGGCCACCGCGCCCGACGCCTGGCCGCACGAGCCCGCGAAGAAGTGGGCCGCTCCGGGTGGCCAGGCCGCCTCGGGCTCCGCGGGTGTCGCCGCGCAGGTCAAGCAGGTCGACGGCGCGATCGGCTACTTCGAGCTCTCCTTCGCCTCCTCGCAGAGCATCCGTACGGTCGACCTGAACACGGGCGCCGCCGCCCCGGTCAAGGCCACCGGCGAGAACGCCTCCAAGGCCATCGCCGCCGCCAAGATCTCCGGCACCGGTTCCGACCTGGCCCTGAAGCTCGACTACGCCACCAAGGCCGAGGGTGCCTACCCGCTGGTCCTGGTCACGTACGAGGTCGTCTGCGACAAGGGCAACAAGGCCGAGACGCTCCCGACCGTGAAGTCCTTCCTGAACTACGCCGCCTCGGACGCGGGCCAGAAGGTCCTCCTCGAGAACGGCTACGCGCCGATCCCGGCCGAGATCAACGCCAAGGTCCGCGAAATCATCAAGACCCTCGGCTAA
- the pstA gene encoding phosphate ABC transporter permease PstA — protein sequence MSHALQDQRPVRARKSAAPASLTRGGLPRWAPAAIAVLSIALGAGVGIAFDLQSKVQWGLIAAILFVGITYTASAVIENRRQAKDRVATSLVWVCFVLAVIPLLSLMWITISRGLKLLNANFLSHSMNGVTSFDEGGGVYHALLGTIEQVLLATLIAAPIGLLTAVYLVEYGRGSLAKAVTFFVDVMTGIPSIVAGLFILTTWNLMLGFGPSGFAGAMALSILMMPVVVRSTEEMLKLVPNELREAALALGVPKWRVILKVVLPTAIGGISTGVMLAVARIAGETAPIMLLVFGSQLINGNPFEGAQSSLPLYIWEQYKVGSEASYDRAWAAALVLIAFVMILNLVARGIARWKAPKTGR from the coding sequence ATGAGCCACGCACTCCAGGACCAGCGGCCCGTCCGGGCCCGCAAGTCCGCCGCCCCCGCCAGCCTCACCCGAGGAGGCCTGCCCCGCTGGGCCCCGGCCGCCATCGCGGTCCTCTCGATCGCCCTCGGCGCCGGCGTCGGCATCGCCTTCGACCTGCAGAGCAAGGTCCAGTGGGGCCTGATCGCGGCCATCCTGTTCGTCGGGATCACGTACACCGCCAGCGCGGTCATCGAGAACCGCCGCCAGGCCAAGGACCGCGTCGCGACCTCCCTCGTATGGGTCTGCTTCGTCCTCGCGGTCATCCCGCTGCTGTCCCTGATGTGGATCACGATCAGCCGCGGCCTGAAGCTCCTCAACGCGAACTTCCTCAGCCACTCGATGAACGGCGTGACCAGCTTCGACGAGGGCGGCGGCGTCTACCACGCGCTGCTCGGCACGATCGAGCAGGTTCTCCTGGCCACCCTGATCGCGGCGCCCATCGGCCTGCTGACCGCCGTCTACCTGGTCGAGTACGGCCGGGGCTCGCTCGCCAAGGCCGTGACCTTCTTCGTCGACGTCATGACCGGCATCCCCTCCATCGTCGCGGGTCTGTTCATCCTGACGACCTGGAACCTGATGCTCGGCTTCGGCCCCTCCGGCTTCGCCGGCGCCATGGCCCTGTCGATCCTGATGATGCCCGTCGTGGTCCGCTCCACCGAGGAGATGCTCAAGCTCGTCCCGAACGAGCTGCGCGAGGCCGCGCTGGCCCTCGGTGTGCCGAAGTGGCGCGTGATCCTCAAGGTCGTGCTCCCCACCGCCATCGGCGGTATCTCCACCGGTGTGATGCTGGCCGTCGCCCGCATCGCCGGTGAGACGGCGCCGATCATGCTGCTGGTCTTCGGTTCGCAGCTGATCAACGGCAACCCCTTCGAAGGCGCCCAGTCCTCGCTCCCCCTCTACATTTGGGAGCAGTACAAGGTCGGCAGTGAAGCCTCCTACGACCGGGCATGGGCAGCAGCTCTCGTCCTGATCGCCTTCGTCATGATCCTCAATCTGGTGGCCCGCGGCATCGCCCGCTGGAAGGCCCCCAAGACCGGTCGCTGA
- a CDS encoding DUF47 domain-containing protein: MRFRLTPRETSFYDMFAVSADNIVTGSKLLMELLGADSSARAEIAERMRAAEHAGDDATHAIFHQLNSSFITPFDREDIYNLASSLDDIMDFMEEAVDLVVLYNVEELPKGVEQQIEVLARAAELTAEAMPHLRTMDNLTEYWIEVNRLENQADQIHRKLLAQLFNGKYDAIEVLKLKQIVDVLEEAADAFEHVANTVETIAVKES, from the coding sequence GTGCGATTTCGTCTGACCCCCAGGGAGACGAGCTTCTACGACATGTTCGCCGTCTCCGCGGACAACATCGTCACGGGCTCCAAGCTCCTGATGGAACTGCTCGGAGCGGACTCCTCCGCACGGGCCGAGATCGCGGAGCGGATGCGGGCTGCGGAGCACGCGGGAGACGACGCGACCCACGCGATCTTCCACCAGCTCAACTCCTCCTTCATCACGCCGTTCGACCGCGAGGACATCTACAACCTGGCCTCTTCGCTCGACGACATCATGGACTTCATGGAGGAGGCGGTCGACCTGGTCGTCCTCTACAACGTGGAGGAGCTCCCCAAGGGCGTCGAGCAGCAGATCGAGGTGCTGGCGCGCGCGGCCGAGCTGACCGCCGAGGCCATGCCGCACCTGCGGACGATGGACAACCTGACCGAGTACTGGATCGAGGTCAACCGCCTTGAGAACCAGGCCGACCAGATCCACCGCAAGCTGCTGGCCCAGCTCTTCAACGGCAAGTACGACGCCATCGAGGTGCTGAAGCTCAAGCAGATCGTCGACGTGCTCGAAGAGGCGGCCGACGCGTTCGAGCACGTTGCGAACACGGTGGAGACCATCGCGGTCAAGGAGTCCTGA
- the pstB gene encoding phosphate ABC transporter ATP-binding protein PstB, with product MAKRIDVSGLSAFYGTHKAIDDISMTVEPRSVTAFIGPSGCGKSTFLRTLNRMHEVTPGGRVEGKVLLDDENLYGPGVDPVAVRRTVGMVFQRPNPFPTMSIFDNVAAGLRLNGSFKKAELSDIVEKSLQGANLWNEVKDRLNKPGSGLSGGQQQRLCIARAIAVEPQVLLMDEPCSALDPISTLAIEDLIGELKERFTIVIVTHNMQQAARVSDRTAFFNLSAVGQPGKLVEIDDTDRIFSNPSVQATEDYISGRFG from the coding sequence ATGGCGAAGCGAATCGACGTCAGCGGACTGTCCGCCTTCTACGGCACCCACAAGGCCATCGACGACATCTCGATGACCGTGGAGCCCCGCTCCGTGACGGCCTTCATCGGCCCGTCCGGCTGCGGCAAGTCCACCTTCCTGCGCACCCTGAACCGCATGCACGAGGTCACCCCCGGTGGCCGCGTCGAAGGCAAGGTGCTCCTGGACGACGAGAACCTGTACGGCCCCGGCGTGGACCCGGTCGCGGTCCGCCGCACGGTCGGCATGGTCTTCCAGCGTCCGAACCCCTTCCCCACCATGTCGATCTTCGACAACGTGGCGGCGGGCCTGCGCCTCAACGGCTCCTTCAAGAAGGCCGAGCTCTCGGACATCGTGGAGAAGTCCCTCCAGGGCGCCAACCTCTGGAACGAGGTCAAGGACCGCCTGAACAAGCCCGGCTCCGGCCTCTCCGGCGGCCAGCAGCAGCGTCTGTGCATCGCCCGCGCCATCGCGGTCGAGCCGCAGGTCCTGCTGATGGACGAGCCCTGCTCGGCCCTCGACCCGATCTCCACCCTCGCCATCGAGGACCTGATCGGCGAGCTGAAGGAGCGCTTCACGATCGTCATCGTGACGCACAACATGCAGCAGGCGGCCCGCGTCTCGGACCGCACCGCCTTCTTCAACCTCTCGGCGGTGGGCCAGCCCGGCAAGCTCGTCGAGATCGACGACACGGACCGGATCTTCTCGAACCCGTCCGTGCAGGCGACCGAGGACTACATCTCCGGCCGCTTCGGCTAA
- a CDS encoding RNA degradosome polyphosphate kinase has product MSHKPSAGPTEVAAQHPSHNATTTAVAGPPRLGSIAAHRPHVGLDPDLDADLDTYEDKDGGELPPNRFLDRERSWLAFNERVLELAEDPTTPLLERANYLAIFASNLDEFFMVRVAGLKRRIATGVATRSASGLQPREVLDSIWTRSRELMARHAACFQQDIAPALAEEGVHLIRWADLTEKEQARLFTLFRNQIFPVLTPLAVDPAHPFPYISGLSLNLAVVVRNPVSGHRHFARVKVPPILSRFLEASPQRYVPLEDVIAAHLEELFPGMEVLAHHMFRVTRNEDLEVEEDDAENLLQALEKELMRRRFGPPVRLEVEESIDPGVLDLLVQELKVNASEVYPLPGPLDLTALFGIASLDIPELKFPKFVAGTHRDLAEVESASAPDIFAALRERDVLLHHPYDSFSTSVQAFLEQAAADPDVLAIKQTLYRTSGDSPIVDALIDAADSGKQVLVLVEIKARFDEQANIKWARKLEESGCHVVYGLVGLKTHCKLSLVVRQEGDTLRRYSHVGTGNYHPKTARLYEDLGLLTTDPQVGADLSDLFNRLSGYSRRETYRRLIVAPRSLRDGLVARIDKEAAHYKAGRPAYVRMKMNSIVDEALIDSLYRAAQAGVPVDIWVRGICAVRPGVPGLSENIRVRSILGRFLEHSRVFAFGNGGEPEVWIGSADMMHRNLDRRIEALVRVADPAHRAALDRMLETGMSDLTSSWHLGPDGEWTRHSTDSEGQPLRHVQEMLIDARRRRRGSVKP; this is encoded by the coding sequence ATGAGCCACAAGCCCAGCGCAGGCCCCACCGAGGTCGCCGCCCAGCACCCGTCTCACAACGCCACCACCACGGCGGTCGCCGGCCCCCCGCGCCTGGGGTCCATAGCCGCGCACCGGCCCCACGTCGGCCTCGATCCGGACCTCGACGCCGATCTGGACACGTACGAGGACAAGGACGGCGGCGAGCTCCCGCCGAACCGCTTCCTCGACCGGGAGCGCAGCTGGCTCGCCTTCAACGAGCGCGTGCTGGAGCTCGCCGAGGACCCCACCACGCCCCTCCTGGAACGCGCGAACTACCTGGCGATCTTCGCCAGCAACCTCGACGAGTTCTTCATGGTCCGCGTGGCCGGCCTCAAACGGCGTATCGCGACGGGTGTCGCCACCCGTTCGGCCTCCGGCCTGCAGCCCCGCGAGGTGCTGGACAGCATCTGGACCCGCTCGCGCGAGCTCATGGCCCGGCACGCCGCCTGCTTCCAGCAGGACATCGCCCCGGCCCTCGCCGAGGAGGGCGTCCACCTCATCCGCTGGGCCGACCTCACCGAGAAGGAGCAGGCGCGCCTCTTCACGCTGTTCCGGAACCAGATCTTCCCGGTGCTCACCCCGCTGGCCGTGGACCCCGCGCACCCGTTCCCGTACATCTCCGGCCTGTCCCTGAACCTGGCCGTCGTCGTACGCAACCCGGTCAGCGGCCACCGCCACTTCGCCCGCGTCAAGGTCCCGCCGATCCTCTCCCGCTTCCTGGAGGCCTCCCCGCAGCGCTACGTCCCGCTGGAGGACGTCATCGCCGCGCACCTGGAGGAGCTGTTCCCCGGCATGGAGGTGCTCGCGCACCACATGTTCCGGGTGACCCGCAACGAGGACCTCGAAGTCGAGGAAGACGACGCGGAGAACCTGCTCCAGGCCCTGGAGAAGGAGCTCATGCGGCGCCGTTTCGGCCCGCCCGTGCGCCTGGAGGTCGAGGAGTCCATCGACCCCGGCGTACTGGACCTCCTGGTGCAGGAGCTGAAGGTCAACGCCTCCGAGGTGTACCCGCTGCCCGGCCCGCTGGACCTGACCGCCCTCTTCGGGATCGCCTCGCTGGACATCCCGGAGCTGAAGTTCCCGAAGTTCGTCGCCGGCACCCACCGGGACCTCGCCGAGGTCGAGTCCGCGTCCGCGCCCGACATCTTCGCCGCCCTGCGCGAGCGGGACGTCCTGCTGCACCACCCGTACGACTCGTTCTCCACCTCGGTGCAGGCCTTCCTGGAGCAGGCCGCCGCCGACCCGGACGTGCTCGCGATCAAGCAGACGCTCTACCGCACCTCCGGCGACTCGCCGATCGTGGACGCCCTGATCGACGCCGCCGACTCCGGCAAGCAGGTCCTCGTCCTCGTCGAGATCAAGGCCCGCTTCGACGAGCAGGCCAACATCAAGTGGGCGCGCAAGCTGGAGGAGTCCGGCTGCCACGTCGTCTACGGGCTCGTCGGCCTCAAGACCCACTGCAAGCTGTCGCTCGTCGTCCGCCAGGAGGGCGACACGCTGCGCCGCTACTCACACGTGGGCACCGGCAACTACCACCCCAAGACGGCCCGCCTCTACGAGGACCTCGGCCTGCTCACCACGGACCCGCAGGTCGGCGCGGACCTCTCCGACCTGTTCAACCGGCTGTCGGGCTACTCGCGCCGCGAGACCTACCGCCGGCTGATCGTCGCCCCGCGCTCGCTGCGCGACGGGCTGGTAGCCCGGATCGACAAGGAGGCCGCCCACTACAAGGCCGGCCGCCCCGCGTACGTCCGCATGAAGATGAACTCGATCGTCGACGAGGCGCTCATCGACTCGCTCTACCGGGCCGCCCAGGCGGGCGTGCCCGTCGACATCTGGGTCCGCGGCATCTGTGCCGTACGCCCGGGAGTCCCCGGGCTCTCGGAGAACATCCGGGTCCGCTCGATCCTCGGCCGCTTCCTGGAGCACTCGCGGGTCTTCGCCTTCGGCAACGGCGGCGAGCCCGAGGTGTGGATCGGCAGCGCCGACATGATGCACCGCAATCTCGACCGCCGTATCGAAGCACTGGTCAGGGTCGCCGACCCGGCCCACCGCGCGGCACTGGACCGGATGCTCGAGACCGGCATGTCCGACCTCACCTCCTCCTGGCACCTGGGACCGGACGGCGAATGGACCCGGCACAGCACGGACTCCGAGGGTCAGCCGCTGCGGCACGTACAGGAGATGCTCATAGACGCCCGGAGGCGCCGGCGTGGCTCAGTCAAACCATGA